In Cotesia glomerata isolate CgM1 linkage group LG8, MPM_Cglom_v2.3, whole genome shotgun sequence, the sequence taattttcccaaAATTATTATAGTAACAATTAATTCTTCGCCGAAATAACGAACAATAATaaggaaaagaaaaaaaaactaaaattggTATGTCGATGAGTcgcaaataataatttacatgacttataattaatactgCGGTGAcataagtaattaattgacCTTTAAATTAATCGAAATAGTAAAACAATTAAACTCGGTCCTTCAATGACTCGCAAAATtcccaaattaatttataattaataatacgaTGAGATAAACACTTAATTTacctcaaattaattaataattaataatacgatggaataaacaattaattaatctccaattaattaattataccaaaaaaaattagattcgATCCGGCAATGGCTCGCAAATGCCCACaagtatttacaattaatagtacaataaactaaataattaatttatctcattttaattgataataacgacaaaattaaataaatccggTTCGTCTATGGCTCGCAACTTAAAAGTATTGATACTTAATAATACACTGAAcgagataattaatttaactcaaattaattcataataaaaaaaaattaaataaatccggTTCGGCAACGGCTCGCAAATTCTCAAAAGTATTTATACTTAACAATATAAtgaactaaataattaatcgaacgtaaattaattaataataacaaaaaaaaattaggaaaacggttgaccctaaaggccatccctggaacttcccgctcatttcgtACTTAAGCGCACAAACCTACGATtgttacgtttttgagctctttgagctcaaaaaaataattttcgtatcattttgagctctttgagctcaaaaatctgctagaagttcaataaaacacttttttcggttttctttcgtcaacgataactcacgaacgaattaaccgatttcgaccggacTAGCGGCAGTCGACGtgtttttagtagatttcatagaaatctaaatattgtattggttctcatgacgcaacttttggaaaattttgctatttccTCACTCAGCTCGTCGAACtgattcagaaaatacatatggttcaaaagtttatatatgtatgtatatatatatatatatatatatatatatatatatatatatatatatatatatatatatatatatatatatatatatatatatatggggtattccatgccaaatcgaccacttttgaactcgaCCCCTTTAAATTTTGCTGAAACATTtccattcttttttttttttttaaatttttgtttttaaatgaactttttgaaaaaatatatcagaaaattaaatatcatcaattcttcaaaataatcggctttttttgaccaaaaccgttattttttggaagttcgacagtttttttttttgttttttttttctcaaaaaaaacttcaattaataTGACAACTTTTCCCGTCCATCTCGGAGTggctcggatttttttttaattttttttattcaattgaaaaaaaattgtcaaattttgaaaaatggaaaaaaattttttttttctaagttatttctataataaaataaatgtaatttaaatgttttgtgGTATAATATCCTTAATTTATAAGCTTATAAAACGATAGTAAATACTAAGATTCAAATTTGAACATATCAGTAATATCGATAATCTAGGGTATGACAATTATGGACTTATCTATAGTCAGTATACTAAAAAACTATACGCTAGTATGTTTCGATTCATAAGTAAGGCTGTCACGCTCATATCCAAACATAACCTGTTAACCTTTTGTGTGATGTAGTGAGAGATTTTTGTcattccattttttaaataagagaaTTATTGTTATAGTTGATTTGACCTTGTTTGAAAAGATAATTATCTTACTTCTACTCATCTACAGTGATTGGAATAATTTCATCGAGACATAATggcatcaaaaatatttttcgatcGTTGTTGTAATCCATTTGATTTAGAatcacattttaaaaaaaaaagtttacgtCCAGCGACTGACATCATGATAGTCACGTTGGGATTaagtgataattatttattatgcagTCCGTGTCGAAACAAAGCTTTAAAATTGGTAAAGGAACAAACAAATACTAGTAATGATACTACCGTTGATGCAAGTGATCATGAAGATGATTCTAGTGATAACAATGAGAACAGTGATGGTGCTGACAGTGATAGTAACACAACTGCCACAGATCTCCCGTTGTCCTCATCATtccgtaagttttttttaaattatttatacattacTTGAATGCATTTTTAGCAGCTATACgattcattgttttttttaaggttCCTTGTCGTTTAATAGTGAACCCAAAGATTCACAATCAAGCTCGGCATCCCAAGTTAGTGCTGCAACTCAATTACCCAGTATAAACGATGCATTGCGACTATTAAATCAATCGCCAAttccttcaaaaaaattgaatgattatcaatttttgagtaataaaataaatcagacGTCTGacagcttgaaaaaaattttgctctcAACTGCTGACGAAGGATCAATTGATGACGATGGTGAAAATTTTCGTTCATTAATTGAAAAGCTGCACGATAAATTCAATGATAAAGAAACAGAAAAGTCTTTAAAGATACAAATCTTAACCTTGTTACCTGAAAAATGGGGTGAAAGACGTATTTGTAAAACTATGAATACATCAAGACATTTATCAAAAGTAGCAAAAAAGTTGGTTGAAGAAAAAGGTATACTTTCAACACCTGAAACAAAATTAGGTAGGTATAGCGTAAAATCAATGGCTCTAATACATCTGAAGATTGATTcacttaacattttttttatagggaCGACAATTACTGatcaaatattattgaaaattgcgAATTTTACAACGATGATGAGTATAGTGCTTTGATGCCCGGCATGAAAGACTTTGTTTCAGTTCGAAATGATGATGGTAATCGGGTACACGTCCAAAAACGGCTTGTTCTGTCTAATTTAAAGAACTTTACCAATGTTTCCGTGAAATAAACCCTGCAGagaaagttggattttcgaaatttgCTTCGTTACGGCCGAAACATTGTGTGTTAGCAGGAGCAAGTGGAACGCATACTATCTGTGTATGTACTATCCATCAAAACTTTAAGTTGATGATGCTTGGTAATTATccagtttattaataatcatacgTGCCTAGATTTTCAGTTTACTCAATCACTTTTATTTCAGGTGCAAATGTTCATTCTTTAACGAGAAATACAGAAAAGTCGTTGAAACACTATAATGATTGCTTGGACATGATAATATGTGAGACTCCaacagaaaaatgttatttggGTGGATGTAACAAGTGTCCAGGGGTAGATGAGTTGAGTAACATTTTACTGACATGTTTTGAAAATCAGGAAATCGAGAATGTCACGTACAAGCGTTGGGTATCAAAACCAAGGTGCAGTTTAGAAACTTTTATACAGCCTAcagaagaatttattgaaaacctTTGTAGTGAATTGAAAGTTCTTCTACCTCACTCATTCATTGCAAAAGAACAAGCTAAGTTTCTAAAAACATTAAAGGAAACACTAAAACCAAATGAATATGTCATTATTTGTGATTTTGCAGAGAATTATGCGTTCGTAGTACAAAATGCAGCATCTGGTTTTCACTGGAATAATGATCAGGCGACAGTTTTTCCggtagttatttattataaagtaaatgaCAAACTTGAACACAGAAGTTTAGTGATTATTTCAGACTGTAATAATCACGATGCTGTTGCTGTTCAtgttttcatcaaaataataactaattatgTGAAAAGTCTTCCTGAACGCTGTAACAAGATTTATTACTTTTCTGATGGGGCTCCTCAAcagtttaaaaactttaaaaattttgttaatttgtaCTACCATGAAGATGATTTTGATATTCCTGCTGAATGGCATTTTTGCAACTGCCCATGGCAAAGGTCCGTGTGATGGAATTGGTGGTATCCTCAAACGACTTGCAGCAAGAGCAAGTCTCCAGCTTGCGGTAGATAAACAAATAACAACACCTATAGGACTTTACGAATGGACTTCTGATCCGGATAACTTGCCAAATATCATAGTCAAGTTTTCTCCAGAAGAAAACTATAATACAGCATTGAACGACTTGAATGACAGATTTACAAAAACGAAACCAATTGTAGGAACTCAACAACTACATTGTGTAATCCCCGACAAAAATGGTTGtttgtatgtaaaaaaattctcaaactcTAATGAACatagaatttgtaaaatattgaaacgCCAGAGAGAacattaatgattaaattattatattgtttttgtaaaatcattaaaaattaacaatattaattaataagcttAGTATTTACTATCGTTTTATAAGCTTATAAATTAAGGATATTATACCACAAAACAtttcaattacatttattttattatataaataacttagaaaaaaattttttccatttttcaaaaatttgacaatttttttcaattgaataaaaaattaaaaatccgagCCACTCCGAGATGGACGGGAAAAGTTGTCAtattaattgaagtttttgagaaaaaaaaaactgtcgaacttccaaaaaataacggttttggtcaaaaaaagccgattattttgaagaattgatgatatttaattttctgatatattttttcaaaaagttcatttaaaaacaaaaatttaaaaaaaaaaaaaagaatggaAATGTTTCAGCAAAATTTAAAGGGGtcgagttcaaaagtggtcgatttggcatggaataccccatatatatatattagactgggccaaaaaaactgactattttttttttctatcgatactgtgaaaatatcattcatgatgataaaaaaaaattattgtgcaAGTTTGAgtccttaataataatattaaggggTGTATCGTTACGactattgatttttcaacagtaatcgcattttttactcaaaattcgttaattatcaatctgaaaaattttagcgatatgtattcttataggaaattaaatttcctaaaaaaaagttatctttgtaaattactgtaaaacaaGCCGTTTCCTTGTAATCATGCCTTAaacaaagatttattttttcaattttgcgtttcaattttggatttttgtagctaccagaaatatcaatatttttacaatttaaaatacttattttcaaaggaaatttaatgctctacaaaaaaggtctcttaacatttttgattaaattcacTCCTTTCAAAGTTATTCGACGTTGaacttaaattcaaaaataatttatcgtttttttCGAGTTACACCTGATTTTTCCATTCTGATTGAAAAACTCATGACCTACatattgagaataattttttttttgttggaagactaaattttttttataaaatcataatttaccaatgtattattttgctttttaacgattaattatcgacataaattcatttttactgtatttaactaactccaatagtaaaataaattcggtccctttattataaattatttatttgcctAGTGACATACTTTtacttacagaaaaaaaattgaataataagtcaaaacaaattaaatcaataaaagagataaaaaatcattttattttcacttataatttatattttacaaaaaaaattctttaattgttATCAAATCATGGCAAATGAtcagttgaaaaaataattattcaatcaaattacttttattacaatttggGTATTTTTCCGGTGTTCACTAACGGCTAACAACAAATACTGAAGTTGTTCTTCGTTTTTAGTGAGACACTTATTGTAATCTTCAATTAATGATACACCACGTTCTGCAACATCATTGACGACAgctaattttccaaaaaattcctTACACTCTTGAAAACTATCATTATTGGACCAATTGCTTATGTCTTCATCGATAAAATCATACGGCAAATCAAATTCTTTGAATATGGTGAGCGATTCTACAGAAATGAAGTCACTGATATCTTTTCTAGCAATTCATCTGAATCGCTTGCTACTTCATATTTTCTGGTTTTAGTAtttgatgatttattatttattagattttcaatcatttttttcttcacagtCAGGTCAATAGAATCATCAAATAGAGACATTATGGCTAATTGATCACTCAAATACCATAAATGTCTCACCATTTTCTTGAGAGCAGCTTGCGATACAGTCgagtttattttgttatataaTATCAATTGTTGCATCAAAGTCAAATCATTATTTGGAGCCAAAATTGCCGAGGATGAAGTAAACCAAGCTTTTATATAAGTTGTAACTATGAAAATACAAATATGACGAAGATTATTTAACTCTTTAGGTGTAATCTTAAACTCTgttcgaaaaataaatattttcaaacaataaatcGCCTTCGACATCCAACGAGCATGACTCATTGCTCCCGGACatttaaaagtgtaattaTCCTTTGGCGTAGCTCCCAAGAAAATAGATGATAACTCCAAAAATTCTCGATAGTCATTTCTTGGAAGAAATTTCTGCAAAAAATATGATCATTTCTGTTATTATTGAAAGGTAATATCTTTACATGAGAACTGGAGATTTTAAATTGTGTACACAAAACGTGGTcaacttgaattaagaaaattattaaaaagaacaCTATCTTgcctaaaatgaaaattttctttgaccaaaagttttttctgtgtactttTACAACTCAAATAACAACTCAAAATATACCTGCGAATAATTATCGATAAAACTTAATAGTTCatcttttttgtttaatagtatattagcCACTATCTTATCGTTGATGCCAGCGTTATATTTGGATGTGTTGATTTTATTCCAACCGATTTTAAATCGATTAAAAATGGAACGTTCGGACCTGATTGTACTGGCCAGTAAGCTTCAAAAACGCCTTTTATGACAAGTTCAATTACATGATGACGACAGGGTAACCATATAAGCTTTCGTTTCAGAATTTTCTCAAGCTCTACGCCAGCGCCATGATGAATTCCTATAGATTAGAAAGATAAAGATTTGATTAGAAACATGAATGGcaaatcaagtgattttttattttgaactatATTACTTCcataaattctgaaaatataacaatcagtggagttaatttttgtaataaagtttatttttaaatattatcatcTGACCAcagaaaactttatttttggcAGAAAAATCAACTTGTCGGTTTTAGAGGTTTTTAATtggaatattgaaaaaataattgtgaaaaagatcttaagtataatttttctctACTTTTTCAAATCTGAGctttttcaagtaaataagactaataattaaaatttacccgTATTGGTTGCTGCAGTATCAAAGCATATCGCTTTTATGTAATTACTGACACCCCATTGCTCCATAGTTGAGTATACAGCTAAAGCTTGCTCAATCCCAGATCctgaattaattttggaaTACCCAATAGCTGTTCACTGCCAGACGATGTTAAAAGCACCGGAAGCCTATCTACTGTTTCTGTCCCAACAATATCACTTAGCAGTTTACCATCCCAATGGACCACATAATTGTCATTGAATTTTAAGTCTTCTTTTAAGCCTTTAGCAATTTCTTTCCGATGAATTATACGCTGTCGTTGAATAGTTTTATAACTCAAATTTACATTCCGAGTATCGAATCCCACACTTTTAAAGTAGCTGCCAAAACATATGTGGCGCTTCGGCTACTTACATTACCACGATCCAGTGCAGCAGCTAATTCTGGCgtcataatattaattttggtGTCCGTTTTGCTGTTAAAAATCTGTTTCAAAGTTAGACACATTTGAATTTTGACTCATAAATGAATCTGACTTTGATTGCAACTCCTGACTAGATGTTGTAGCATCACAATCATCATTACTGTTATAATCACGAGAGGTGTcttctgaaaaatataaattattttgacattgttaaatagaaaatacacttcttacaaaaataagggagcaagaaaaaatcaaaatatttgggGTATTTTCAACAGTCTGTAACTTATAAAAACTATCgtacaacaaataaaaaaagcaagTTGCAGCTctcagtattttatttttggatctgagttccaaaaatttttttattcctaaTCTTAAGAAATCTAccgagataaaaattttgaaattttttttggtttttattcTTAGCTTAtggatttggaaaaaatttttttgatttaatctCTATATGGACTGGATATCTTGCTCATTGAGCTTCGATTTGTTAGTTTGAAAACCTCGATTTGAGCATTTCTCGCTGAGATATCGgcgttttaatgaaaaaagacCATTCTGTCTTTGATTATCAATACCTCAGCAACCAATGATCGTAAAGAAAATTCAAGATGGGTTTTGAAAACTTGGatgaattttctacaagaattagccattgattttttgaaaaaaaatttttttttaatcattacatgaatttaaaaagcaacaaaaaagggcttttcgtagtttttttaaaaatcaattgccTAATCAAAATTTGCTgcaatttcctttttttttatttactgtacgataattttttcacaagttacagccTGTTGGAAATCCTCCGAATACTTGGATTTCTTTCTTACttccttaatttttgtaagagtatgataaaaattacacaattGTGTAAGTTTGCAAGGCAATTAActactaaaatattatttttgtgtagaaaatatgcaaaaaataagttataaaaattgtcaatcttaacataatttaagttaattgtaCAGAATAAAGATTATATCATCAGCcatataaattttaggaaaatctgagatttttcgAGCgtgaaataatttcattggcCTAAAACAATTCGAtttgaatcaaattattttagttttcttagatatattttcatcagttgagaaaattgattctttattgaagaatttttttcttactttgtgtaaaacttaaaaatttattgaatataataatttagataaGTATTTATTCATTAGAACATAGTAACTTATTATTAGCACGGtacaaaatagttattttgactttattaaactattattaatgaatacgTACCTATCGCCTCTATTTCCATTATTTCTTCGTGTTTTTCGTCtgagatattattattattttcttgcaGATTTGAAGACATTGGAAGTtgaaaatcaatattattatttctatcgaAACCTTTTAAACTATTCTTCCCAGCGATGTCAAATAATTGTtcgagttttttttcaaagctaTTTTCTCTTTGTTTTTGAGcacgtgatttttttttgcgattgcacagtaaatatttccactttttgaaaatactaattattttctttacaatgtTGCAAAAACCAGAAGTTGAAATCTGCAAATTATTCCAGCAGTCTTGAACGACACTAGCAGTTTTTGAAGcactatcataaatttttaatttgagaactttatgttgataaaaaaataatgataaaacttCTTTGACAGTCGGAAGCTTACggttattaattttctcaataGGAACACCgattaaataagttttctcCAATGACATAGTGGCgagttttttatcaaatcgAACTTAAACGTTACAAAGTAACGTAATGAAACAATTCACAAACACAGAATTAACTAAACGCTTAATTTGTAATACTGAAACAATTAGAtaccataaataaattcaaactatcaattacaattaaacaatctaaagaaataaagaagaaaattatataccaaacaataaataaatactta encodes:
- the LOC123270146 gene encoding uncharacterized protein LOC123270146; protein product: MASKIFFDRCCNPFDLESHFKKKSLRPATDIMIVTLGLSDNYLLCSPCRNKALKLVKEQTNTSNDTTVDASDHEDDSSDNNENSDGADSDSNTTATDLPLSSSFRSLSFNSEPKDSQSSSASQVSAATQLPSINDALRLLNQSPIPSKKLNDYQFLSNKINQTSDSLKKILLSTADEGSIDDDGENFRSLIEKLHDKFNDKETEKSLKIQILTLLPEKWGERRICKTMNTSRHLSKVAKKLVEEKGILSTPETKLGTTITDQILLKIANFTTMMSIVL
- the LOC123270147 gene encoding uncharacterized protein LOC123270147 translates to MMLGANVHSLTRNTEKSLKHYNDCLDMIICETPTEKCYLGGCNKCPGVDELSNILLTCFENQEIENVTYKRWVSKPRCSLETFIQPTEEFIENLCSELKVLLPHSFIAKEQAKFLKTLKETLKPNEYVIICDFAENYAFVVQNAASGFHWNNDQATVFPFKNFKNFVNLYYHEDDFDIPAEWHFCNCPWQRSV
- the LOC123270148 gene encoding uncharacterized protein LOC123270148, which produces MSLEKTYLIGVPIEKINNRKLPTVKEVLSLFFYQHKVLKLKIYDSASKTASVVQDCWNNLQISTSGFCNIVKKIISIFKKWKYLLCNRKKKSRAQKQRENSFEKKLEQLFDIAGKNSLKGFDRNNNIDFQLPMSSNLQENNNNISDEKHEEIMEIEAIEDTSRDYNSNDDCDATTSSQELQSKSDSFMSQNSNVSNFETDF